Proteins encoded within one genomic window of Geotalea daltonii FRC-32:
- a CDS encoding TIGR03915 family putative DNA repair protein: MMGGDYCYDGSDAGLLTLLADIVPRGIEPRTIGVEPPQQEDLFAAPVLVATDQELAERFWVELTRRLPPVSLEQLHRAWYADHPGRELVICRFMLLVWREGGRAGAMLAHPYVVPLWKLAQQVGREAHRYLGFVRFQETTSGYYYASLEPDHRVLSLIAGHFADRFRDQHWVIHDVRHGEGIVYDCTRRRWLLLPMMTEGDPELTPAEETFQRLWRSYFAVLAIGERENLAMQQGKVPLKVRPWLVEFR; the protein is encoded by the coding sequence ATGATGGGGGGTGACTACTGCTATGATGGCAGCGATGCTGGGCTGCTGACCTTGCTGGCCGACATCGTTCCCCGGGGGATAGAACCCCGAACCATCGGTGTAGAGCCGCCGCAGCAGGAGGATCTTTTTGCCGCACCCGTTTTGGTGGCTACCGATCAGGAGCTGGCGGAGCGGTTCTGGGTTGAACTAACCCGCCGACTGCCGCCGGTCTCCCTGGAACAGCTGCACCGAGCCTGGTACGCCGATCATCCCGGGCGGGAGCTGGTGATCTGCCGTTTCATGCTGCTGGTCTGGCGGGAAGGGGGACGGGCAGGCGCCATGCTGGCCCATCCATATGTGGTGCCTCTCTGGAAGCTGGCGCAGCAGGTGGGACGGGAAGCCCATCGCTACCTGGGCTTCGTCCGCTTCCAGGAAACGACCAGTGGCTACTATTATGCCTCCCTGGAGCCCGACCATCGCGTTCTATCCCTTATCGCCGGCCACTTTGCCGATCGCTTCCGTGACCAGCACTGGGTTATCCACGACGTGCGCCACGGGGAAGGAATCGTCTACGACTGCACGCGGCGGCGCTGGCTGCTGCTTCCTATGATGACCGAAGGTGATCCGGAGCTGACTCCGGCGGAGGAAACGTTCCAGAGGCTTTGGCGCAGCTATTTCGCCGTGCTGGCCATTGGGGAGCGGGAGAATCTCGCGATGCAGCAGGGGAAGGTACCGCTCAAGGTGCGGCCATGGCTGGTGGAGTTTCGGTAA
- the recR gene encoding recombination mediator RecR, giving the protein MIHFSRSLTRLLGELKKLPGVGDKTALRLAFHLLKSPDNLTALAESLLEVKAGVRFCSVCFGITEDDPCHLCSTERDRTTICVVEEPQDILAMERSRAFKGRYHVLHGALSPLNGITPGDLKIAELMKRLESGAIREVLIATNFTVEGEATALYLTRLIKPLSIRVTRLAHGIPLGSDLEFIDAATVQRAVEGRSEL; this is encoded by the coding sequence ATGATACATTTTTCCAGATCGCTAACGAGGCTACTTGGGGAACTGAAAAAACTACCGGGTGTTGGAGACAAAACAGCCTTACGGCTCGCCTTTCACCTCCTCAAATCACCGGACAATTTGACTGCTCTGGCTGAAAGCCTGCTCGAGGTCAAGGCAGGCGTTCGATTCTGTTCTGTGTGCTTCGGCATCACTGAAGATGATCCCTGCCATCTCTGCTCTACCGAAAGGGACCGCACCACCATCTGTGTTGTTGAAGAGCCGCAGGACATTCTGGCCATGGAACGCTCCCGTGCTTTCAAGGGTCGTTATCACGTTTTGCACGGGGCGCTATCTCCCCTGAACGGCATCACTCCCGGCGACCTGAAGATCGCAGAACTCATGAAACGTCTGGAAAGCGGCGCGATCCGGGAAGTGCTCATTGCCACCAACTTCACCGTGGAAGGTGAGGCAACGGCTCTTTATCTTACCAGACTTATAAAACCTTTATCCATAAGGGTTACTCGCCTTGCCCACGGTATACCGCTGGGCAGCGACCTTGAATTTATAGATGCAGCTACCGTTCAGCGGGCTGTCGAAGGACGCTCCGAACTATGA
- a CDS encoding roadblock/LC7 domain-containing protein: protein MSNPQMVMYDEEFKQINAVIEKLLKEANSKVIFLVDKNGQLITGVGETERFDTTSLASLTAGNIAATGGLAKLIGEKEFSILFHEGEKDNLHISIVGGRVILVVLFDNRSSLGLVRLRVKKASEELTTIFGRLMQKAEEKEKSGETDFPFAEITDDDIDNLFS from the coding sequence ATGTCGAATCCTCAGATGGTTATGTACGATGAGGAATTCAAACAGATAAATGCTGTCATTGAAAAGCTTTTAAAGGAAGCCAACAGCAAGGTTATCTTTCTTGTGGATAAAAACGGTCAGCTCATCACAGGTGTAGGTGAGACGGAACGATTCGACACCACTTCACTGGCCTCGCTTACAGCCGGCAATATTGCCGCTACCGGTGGACTTGCCAAGCTGATCGGCGAAAAAGAATTCTCCATTCTTTTCCATGAAGGCGAAAAAGACAACCTGCACATCTCCATCGTCGGCGGCAGGGTTATTCTTGTCGTTCTCTTCGACAACAGATCATCACTGGGTCTGGTCCGTCTGCGGGTTAAAAAAGCCTCTGAAGAATTGACAACCATCTTCGGTCGATTGATGCAGAAAGCCGAAGAAAAGGAAAAAAGCGGCGAAACGGATTTTCCCTTTGCAGAAATTACCGATGACGATATAGATAACCTGTTCAGCTAA
- a CDS encoding GTP-binding protein, which produces MSFINYASREINCKIVYYGPGLCGKTTNLQFVYQKTAADAKGKMISLATETERTLFFDFLPLALGEIRGFKTRFHLYTVPGQVFYDASRKLILKGVDGVVFVADSQEERMEANIESVENLRINLTEQGYDLDKIPYVVQYNKRDLPNVVSIEELRKELNPTNVPDFEACATTGEGVFETLKAVAKLILVDLKKGK; this is translated from the coding sequence ATGTCCTTCATCAATTATGCATCCCGCGAAATAAACTGTAAGATTGTTTATTACGGACCAGGGCTCTGCGGTAAAACAACCAATCTGCAATTCGTCTACCAGAAGACAGCCGCTGATGCTAAAGGGAAAATGATCAGCCTTGCCACTGAGACCGAACGTACTCTGTTTTTCGATTTTCTTCCCCTTGCACTGGGCGAGATCAGAGGTTTCAAGACACGTTTCCATCTGTACACGGTTCCCGGTCAGGTTTTTTATGATGCATCCAGAAAGCTCATTCTGAAAGGGGTTGACGGCGTTGTGTTTGTCGCCGATTCCCAGGAAGAGAGGATGGAAGCAAATATCGAATCAGTGGAAAACCTGCGCATCAACCTGACCGAGCAGGGATATGATCTGGATAAGATTCCCTACGTTGTTCAGTACAATAAGCGAGACCTGCCCAATGTTGTCAGCATTGAAGAGCTTCGCAAAGAGCTGAATCCTACCAACGTGCCTGATTTCGAAGCATGCGCTACTACCGGTGAAGGGGTATTTGAAACTCTCAAAGCAGTTGCCAAACTGATTCTTGTGGACCTGAAAAAGGGCAAATAA
- the dnaX gene encoding DNA polymerase III subunit gamma/tau: MSYLVLARKWRPQTFSDLIGQEHVSRTLQNAIDTGRIAHAFLFTGARGVGKTSSARILAKALNCEHGLTTEPCNSCPSCSEITDGNSVDVFEIDGASNTGVDDIRELRDNVKYLPSKSRYKIFIIDEVHMLTNNAFNALLKTLEEPPAHVKFIFATTEPHKLPITILSRCQRFDFKRIPLQKIVDRLRYIVDQEKVSISSDALAIVARKGDGSMRDSLSTLDQVLAFCGENVADDDVASLLGVVDRRLLLEASQAVFSRDNKSVLEIVKQVDSFGYSMRQFCQELIDHFRNLAILRAIDNASDILDLSETECSELKNLAATVATADLQRHLTILLKAENEMAHSNFARLVLEMALLKMAALAPVIPVNEILDRLKALESGTTLPSVASSSPVWEKSQPVAAQQNATTRTPSPPQKIEERQPKREPLEAAAQSAPTADETAAPHVDSTWPGFVTFVKGKKPVLATFLEVGRPITVSGKLVEVGYAEGSFELSKMQDADSMEDLKTLSHAFFGSQPTIRFKSLSGETVGAPPSLQEKKSLEETKRKQQLKEKALAHPAINAALEVFGGQVNEVSELNK; encoded by the coding sequence TTGTCATATCTCGTTTTGGCACGAAAATGGCGACCCCAGACTTTCAGTGACCTGATCGGCCAGGAACACGTCAGCCGTACCCTGCAGAATGCCATCGACACCGGCAGGATCGCCCATGCCTTTCTTTTTACCGGCGCCAGGGGTGTTGGCAAGACCAGCTCCGCCCGGATACTGGCCAAAGCCCTCAACTGCGAGCATGGCCTGACCACTGAACCCTGCAACAGCTGTCCATCCTGCTCCGAGATCACCGACGGCAACTCAGTCGATGTTTTTGAAATCGACGGTGCATCCAATACCGGCGTTGACGACATCCGCGAGTTGCGGGACAATGTCAAGTATCTCCCGTCGAAAAGCCGCTACAAGATATTTATCATCGACGAAGTGCACATGCTCACCAACAACGCCTTCAACGCCTTATTGAAGACGCTGGAGGAACCCCCCGCCCATGTGAAATTCATCTTCGCCACCACCGAGCCGCACAAGCTGCCGATCACTATCCTGTCCCGCTGCCAGCGCTTTGATTTCAAACGGATTCCCCTGCAGAAAATAGTTGACCGCCTGCGGTACATCGTCGATCAGGAAAAGGTTTCCATAAGTAGCGACGCCCTGGCCATTGTTGCTCGCAAGGGTGATGGCAGCATGCGTGACTCACTCTCCACCCTCGACCAGGTGCTTGCATTCTGTGGTGAGAACGTCGCCGACGATGATGTGGCGAGCCTACTTGGCGTAGTCGACCGCCGCCTTCTCCTTGAAGCCTCTCAGGCAGTGTTTTCCCGTGACAACAAATCAGTGCTTGAGATAGTCAAACAGGTGGATTCCTTCGGCTACAGCATGCGTCAGTTCTGCCAGGAACTTATCGACCACTTCCGAAACCTGGCCATCCTCCGAGCCATTGACAATGCATCGGATATTCTGGATCTTTCCGAAACTGAATGCAGCGAACTGAAAAACCTTGCTGCGACGGTAGCCACAGCCGATCTGCAACGCCACCTGACCATTCTCCTCAAGGCCGAAAACGAAATGGCCCACTCCAACTTTGCCAGATTGGTCCTGGAAATGGCCCTGCTGAAAATGGCTGCACTGGCCCCGGTCATTCCGGTAAATGAAATCCTTGATCGCCTCAAGGCGTTGGAGTCCGGCACCACACTGCCATCAGTCGCGTCTTCCTCTCCGGTGTGGGAAAAGTCCCAACCAGTTGCGGCACAACAGAATGCCACCACCAGAACTCCTTCACCACCGCAAAAGATTGAAGAGCGTCAGCCCAAGCGGGAACCATTAGAAGCAGCCGCACAATCTGCACCAACGGCTGACGAAACCGCAGCACCACACGTCGATTCAACCTGGCCCGGTTTTGTCACCTTTGTCAAAGGCAAGAAACCGGTTCTTGCCACTTTTCTTGAAGTTGGCCGACCAATCACTGTTTCCGGAAAGCTTGTGGAAGTAGGATATGCCGAGGGGTCATTCGAGCTGAGCAAAATGCAGGATGCAGATTCCATGGAAGACCTGAAAACCCTGTCCCATGCATTTTTCGGCTCTCAGCCCACCATCAGATTTAAATCGCTCTCTGGAGAAACCGTCGGTGCCCCACCATCCCTGCAGGAAAAAAAAAGCCTTGAGGAAACCAAACGGAAGCAGCAATTAAAAGAGAAGGCCCTGGCACACCCGGCAATAAATGCCGCTCTGGAAGTTTTCGGCGGCCAAGTCAACGAGGTATCCGAGCTGAATAAATAA
- a CDS encoding YbaB/EbfC family nucleoid-associated protein → MSKGLASIMKQAQMMQQKMGKLQEEASQKTVEATAGGGAVTAVVNGKNQLLALTIKKEAVDPEDVEMLQDLVVAAVNEALTKVQSEMAEQMSKITGGINIPGLF, encoded by the coding sequence ATGTCAAAAGGTTTGGCGTCAATCATGAAGCAGGCGCAGATGATGCAGCAGAAAATGGGAAAACTGCAGGAGGAAGCCTCTCAAAAAACAGTGGAAGCCACTGCCGGTGGCGGTGCCGTTACTGCGGTTGTTAACGGGAAAAACCAGCTGCTTGCCCTTACCATAAAAAAAGAGGCTGTTGATCCGGAAGATGTTGAAATGCTGCAGGATCTAGTCGTGGCAGCGGTAAACGAAGCACTGACGAAAGTTCAATCGGAGATGGCCGAACAGATGAGCAAAATCACCGGCGGCATAAACATACCCGGTCTTTTTTAA
- a CDS encoding putative DNA modification/repair radical SAM protein: protein MAATIDLMDKLKTLAEGAKYDVSCASSGSHRRNRDGIGNAASCGICHSWTADGRCVSLLKILMTNCCIYDCAYCVNRRSNDIPRTGLTPAEVAELTIGFYRRNYIEGLFLSSGVVGSPDRTMELLIAAVRTLRETYRFNGYIHLKLVPGADPLLVQQAGLVADRVSVNLELPTRESLALLAPDKSREAVVEPMRQVSSLIVTNRAERKESRKVSPFAPAGQSTQLIVGASGESDRQIVTLSEQLYGKMDLKRVYYSAYIPVNDDRRLPARPLSPLRREHRLYQADWLLRYYGFSAHELLDEQCPNLESDLDPKTCWALRHRELFPVEVNRAEYGVLLRVPGIGIRSAQRIVAARRQGSLCLDDLPLLGVVMKRARYFLTARGRYAGDCSPESAMLRSRLMAAPAKRDQGQLSLAFPEAAETEAVASVIRGEL, encoded by the coding sequence ATGGCAGCAACTATTGATTTGATGGACAAACTGAAGACCCTTGCCGAGGGGGCAAAGTACGATGTTTCCTGCGCTTCCAGCGGCAGTCATCGCCGCAACCGGGACGGCATCGGCAATGCCGCTTCCTGCGGCATCTGCCATTCCTGGACCGCTGACGGCCGCTGTGTCTCTCTATTGAAGATCCTCATGACTAACTGCTGCATCTACGACTGTGCTTACTGCGTCAACAGGCGGAGTAACGATATCCCCCGTACCGGCCTGACACCGGCAGAGGTGGCGGAACTGACCATCGGCTTCTACCGGCGCAACTATATCGAGGGGCTCTTTCTCAGCAGCGGCGTCGTCGGGTCGCCTGACCGGACCATGGAACTGCTCATCGCGGCGGTGCGGACCCTGCGGGAGACGTATCGCTTCAACGGTTACATTCACCTGAAACTGGTCCCCGGCGCCGATCCGCTTCTGGTGCAGCAGGCCGGGCTGGTGGCTGACCGGGTGAGCGTCAACCTTGAGCTGCCGACCCGGGAGAGCTTGGCCCTGCTGGCGCCGGACAAGAGCCGGGAGGCGGTGGTGGAACCCATGCGCCAGGTCAGCAGTCTCATCGTCACCAACCGGGCGGAGCGCAAGGAATCGCGCAAAGTATCACCATTTGCCCCGGCCGGCCAGAGCACCCAGTTGATCGTCGGGGCCAGCGGCGAGAGCGACCGGCAAATCGTCACCCTGTCGGAGCAGCTTTACGGGAAGATGGACCTGAAACGGGTCTACTATTCCGCCTATATCCCGGTGAATGACGACCGGCGGCTCCCCGCCCGCCCCCTGTCGCCGCTGCGACGAGAGCACCGTCTCTATCAGGCCGACTGGCTGCTCCGCTATTACGGCTTCAGCGCCCATGAACTGCTGGATGAGCAGTGTCCCAACCTGGAGAGTGACCTTGACCCCAAAACCTGCTGGGCGCTCCGTCACCGTGAGCTGTTTCCGGTTGAGGTCAATCGGGCGGAGTATGGAGTGCTGCTCCGGGTACCGGGGATCGGGATCCGTTCGGCACAACGGATTGTCGCTGCCCGACGTCAGGGGAGCCTTTGCCTGGACGATCTTCCCCTGCTGGGGGTGGTAATGAAGCGTGCCCGCTATTTCCTCACCGCCCGGGGGCGCTACGCCGGCGACTGTTCCCCGGAGAGCGCCATGCTTCGCAGTCGGCTCATGGCGGCTCCGGCGAAACGGGACCAGGGCCAGCTCTCGCTGGCATTTCCCGAAGCAGCAGAGACGGAAGCCGTGGCCAGCGTCATCCGCGGCGAATTATGA
- the nifJ gene encoding pyruvate:ferredoxin (flavodoxin) oxidoreductase, with amino-acid sequence MSRRMVTIDGNTAAAHVAHATNEVIAIYPITPSSVMGEISDEKSANGEKNIWDTVPLVTEMQSEGGASGAVHGALQAGALTTTFTASQGLLLMIPNMFKIAGELTSTVFHVSARAIAAQALSIFGDHSDVMACRSTGWAMLCSNNVQEVMDFALIAQAATLRARVPFVHFFDGFRTSHEVQKVEELTFDDMRAMINDDLVLAHRARALSPDHPVMRGSAQNPDVYFQGRESVNQYYGPTIGIVQEEMDKFAKLVGRQYKLVEYVGAADAERVIIVMGSAADTIHETVETLVAKGEKVGLLKIRLFRPFPTDAFVAAIPASVKKIAVLDRTKEPGSLGEPLYLDIRTAIGEAMADKKTSFTQYPVIVGGRYGLGSKEFTPAMAKSVFDNLKEDKPKSNFVTGIKEDVCNTSLAFDPSFANAAAGTYSAMFYGLGSDGTVGANKNSIKIIGEKTDNNVQAYFVYDSKKAGSVTTSHLRFGKNIIRSPYLIDRADFIACHNFTFLEKYDMLSKAKEGSTFLLCSPFDKDQVWDKMPVEVQQQIIDKKLKFYVINAIKLGEELGLGARINVIMQTAFFKISSIIPLEIALDAIKDAIKKSYGKAGEKVVDMNNKAVDAALENVFQVTVPATASSQLKKPPVVGSHAPAFVQDVTAEIIAGRGDDLPVSAMPSDGTFPTATSQYEKRNIAVDIPVWDESLCIQCGICSFVCPHATIRMKAYDPSLLGKAPKTFKSVDAKGAEFAGKKFTLQVAPEDCTGCAACVHNCPAKSKEKPNHKAINMQFQPPLREAEAENYDFFLSLPETEAKLVKRETLKGSQLIRPLFEYSGACAGCGETPYLKLMSQLFGDRALIANATGCTSIYGGNLPTTPWAKRADGRGPAWSNSLFEDNAEFGFGMRLTVDKFTEAATELLDELMNCGCKSCASLIGTMKEIRNADQSTQEGIEAQRERVATLKKGLETCTEPAAKRLISLADYLVKKSVWIVGGDGWAYDIGYGGLDHVIASGKNVNLLVLDTEVYSNTGGQASKSTPLGAVAQFAAGGKAMPKKDLAMIAMAYGNVYVAKVALSNPAQVVKAFIEAEAYDGPSLIIAYAHCIAHGIDMTTAVDEQKNAVASGHWPLIRYNPELAAEGKNPLQLDSKAPTISFEQYAYGENRYRVLKKSNPEAAAALMKQATQWTSRRFELYEKMAAMSYDADKK; translated from the coding sequence ATGAGTCGCAGAATGGTTACAATCGACGGCAATACCGCGGCAGCCCACGTTGCCCATGCCACTAACGAGGTTATTGCCATTTACCCCATTACCCCATCATCGGTAATGGGTGAAATCTCCGATGAGAAAAGCGCCAACGGCGAAAAGAATATCTGGGACACCGTGCCGCTGGTCACCGAGATGCAGTCGGAAGGCGGAGCTTCCGGTGCGGTTCATGGCGCCTTGCAGGCCGGTGCTCTCACCACCACCTTCACGGCCAGCCAAGGCCTTCTGCTAATGATCCCCAATATGTTCAAGATCGCCGGTGAGCTTACTTCCACGGTCTTCCATGTTTCTGCCCGCGCCATTGCCGCACAGGCCCTGTCGATCTTCGGGGATCATTCGGACGTCATGGCGTGCCGCTCAACCGGCTGGGCAATGCTCTGCTCCAACAATGTCCAGGAGGTTATGGACTTCGCCCTGATCGCCCAGGCTGCAACCCTGCGCGCCAGAGTTCCTTTCGTCCACTTCTTCGACGGTTTCCGGACTTCCCATGAAGTTCAGAAAGTGGAAGAGCTTACCTTTGACGATATGCGGGCCATGATCAATGACGACCTGGTGCTGGCCCACCGTGCACGGGCTTTATCTCCTGACCATCCGGTCATGCGCGGTTCTGCACAGAACCCGGACGTCTATTTCCAGGGACGTGAATCTGTCAATCAATACTACGGGCCAACCATCGGCATCGTTCAGGAGGAGATGGACAAGTTCGCCAAGCTGGTCGGCAGACAGTACAAGCTGGTTGAGTATGTGGGCGCTGCTGATGCAGAGCGGGTTATCATTGTTATGGGTTCAGCCGCCGATACAATCCACGAAACAGTGGAAACTCTTGTCGCCAAAGGCGAAAAAGTAGGCCTCCTCAAGATTCGCCTCTTCAGGCCTTTCCCTACTGATGCCTTTGTCGCTGCCATTCCGGCAAGTGTGAAAAAGATAGCCGTTCTCGACCGCACCAAGGAGCCTGGCTCCCTGGGCGAGCCCCTTTATCTGGACATACGCACTGCCATCGGCGAAGCTATGGCAGATAAGAAGACCTCCTTCACTCAATATCCGGTCATTGTTGGCGGCCGTTATGGTCTGGGTTCAAAGGAATTCACCCCCGCCATGGCGAAGTCGGTCTTTGACAACCTGAAAGAGGACAAGCCAAAGAGCAACTTCGTCACCGGCATCAAGGAAGACGTCTGCAATACCAGCCTTGCCTTCGACCCCAGCTTCGCCAATGCTGCTGCCGGCACCTATTCCGCCATGTTCTACGGTCTCGGCTCTGACGGCACCGTCGGCGCCAACAAGAACTCCATCAAGATCATCGGTGAAAAGACCGACAACAACGTGCAAGCCTATTTTGTCTACGACTCCAAAAAAGCCGGCAGCGTCACGACCTCACATCTCCGCTTCGGCAAGAATATCATTCGCTCGCCGTACCTCATTGATCGTGCCGATTTTATCGCCTGTCACAACTTCACCTTCCTGGAAAAATACGACATGCTCTCCAAGGCCAAGGAAGGCTCCACATTCCTCCTCTGCTCCCCCTTCGACAAGGATCAGGTCTGGGATAAAATGCCTGTCGAGGTGCAGCAGCAGATCATAGACAAGAAGCTTAAGTTCTATGTTATCAACGCCATCAAGCTTGGCGAAGAGCTTGGCCTAGGTGCGCGCATCAACGTCATCATGCAGACCGCTTTCTTCAAGATATCCTCGATCATCCCGCTGGAAATTGCCCTTGACGCCATCAAGGATGCCATCAAGAAGAGCTATGGAAAGGCTGGTGAAAAAGTCGTCGACATGAACAACAAAGCTGTCGACGCTGCCCTGGAAAACGTCTTCCAGGTAACTGTCCCGGCGACCGCCTCCAGCCAATTGAAGAAGCCCCCCGTTGTCGGCAGCCACGCCCCTGCATTTGTTCAGGACGTAACAGCCGAGATCATCGCCGGTCGTGGCGACGATCTGCCAGTATCGGCAATGCCATCGGATGGCACTTTCCCCACTGCCACATCACAGTACGAAAAGCGCAATATTGCCGTCGATATTCCCGTGTGGGATGAATCTCTCTGCATCCAGTGCGGCATCTGCTCCTTCGTCTGTCCCCATGCCACTATTCGTATGAAGGCCTATGACCCTTCGCTCCTCGGCAAGGCACCTAAAACCTTCAAGTCTGTTGATGCCAAAGGGGCCGAGTTTGCCGGCAAAAAGTTCACTCTTCAGGTGGCCCCGGAGGATTGTACCGGCTGTGCTGCCTGTGTTCACAACTGCCCGGCAAAGAGCAAGGAAAAGCCGAATCACAAGGCCATCAATATGCAGTTCCAGCCGCCCCTCCGCGAAGCCGAGGCAGAAAATTACGATTTCTTCCTCTCGCTTCCCGAAACTGAGGCAAAACTGGTCAAACGTGAAACCCTGAAAGGAAGCCAGTTGATCAGGCCTCTTTTTGAATACTCCGGGGCCTGTGCCGGCTGCGGCGAGACGCCTTATTTGAAATTAATGTCCCAGCTTTTCGGCGACAGAGCATTGATTGCCAATGCCACAGGCTGTACCTCCATCTATGGTGGGAACCTGCCCACGACCCCATGGGCAAAGCGGGCCGATGGCCGTGGCCCGGCCTGGTCAAACTCCCTGTTCGAAGATAACGCCGAATTCGGCTTCGGTATGAGGCTCACCGTCGATAAATTCACTGAAGCAGCTACCGAGCTGCTCGATGAACTTATGAACTGCGGCTGCAAGTCATGCGCATCCCTCATTGGCACAATGAAAGAGATCCGGAACGCCGATCAGTCCACACAAGAAGGGATCGAAGCCCAGCGCGAGCGCGTTGCAACCCTGAAGAAAGGGTTGGAAACTTGCACAGAGCCTGCGGCCAAACGTCTTATTTCGCTGGCGGACTATCTCGTGAAAAAATCGGTGTGGATCGTTGGTGGCGACGGTTGGGCCTATGACATCGGTTACGGCGGCCTTGACCACGTCATCGCCTCGGGCAAAAACGTAAACCTGCTGGTTCTGGACACCGAGGTTTACTCCAATACCGGCGGGCAGGCCTCCAAATCGACACCTCTTGGGGCTGTTGCCCAGTTTGCCGCCGGCGGCAAGGCAATGCCCAAGAAAGATCTGGCCATGATCGCCATGGCCTACGGCAACGTCTATGTGGCCAAGGTGGCACTCAGTAACCCTGCCCAGGTTGTTAAGGCATTCATTGAAGCAGAAGCATATGACGGACCTTCTTTGATTATCGCCTATGCCCACTGTATTGCCCACGGCATCGACATGACCACCGCGGTGGATGAGCAGAAAAATGCAGTTGCATCCGGCCACTGGCCGCTGATTCGGTACAATCCGGAACTGGCTGCTGAGGGCAAAAATCCGCTGCAGCTTGACAGTAAGGCACCCACCATCTCCTTTGAACAGTACGCCTATGGTGAAAACCGTTATCGTGTTTTGAAAAAGAGTAATCCCGAAGCTGCAGCCGCTTTGATGAAGCAGGCAACCCAATGGACATCCAGGCGCTTTGAACTTTATGAAAAAATGGCTGCAATGTCATATGACGCAGACAAAAAGTAA